One window of the Bradyrhizobium sp. NP1 genome contains the following:
- a CDS encoding acetyl-CoA C-acetyltransferase: MSDDVVIVSAARTPVGSFNGAFANTPAHDLGAIAIKAALQRAGVEPGRVSEVILGQILTAAQGQNPARQASIAAGIPVESPAWGVNQLCGSGLRSVALGYQALLNGDSDIVVAGGQESMSMAPHAQHLRAGVKMGGLEFIDTMIKDGLWDAFNGYHMGNTAENVAKQYQITRAQQDEFAVGSQNKAEAAQKAGRFKDEIVPVTIKTRKGDVVVDADEYPRHGATLDAMAKLRAAFEKDGTVTAGNASGINDGAAAVVLMTAKQAAKEGKKPLARIVSWGQAGVDPKIMGTGPIPASRTALKRAGWSVADLDLIEANEAFAAQACAVNKDLGWDPAKVNVNGGAIAIGHPIGASGARVLVTLLHEMQKRDAKKGLATLCIGGGMGIAMCIARD, translated from the coding sequence ATGTCAGACGATGTCGTCATCGTCAGCGCCGCCCGCACCCCGGTCGGCAGCTTCAACGGCGCATTCGCCAACACCCCCGCCCATGATCTCGGTGCCATCGCCATCAAGGCGGCGCTGCAGCGCGCCGGCGTCGAGCCCGGACGCGTATCCGAAGTCATCCTTGGCCAGATCCTGACCGCGGCCCAGGGCCAGAACCCGGCCCGCCAGGCCTCGATCGCCGCCGGCATCCCGGTCGAAAGCCCGGCCTGGGGCGTCAACCAGCTCTGCGGCTCGGGCCTGCGCTCGGTTGCGCTCGGCTACCAGGCCCTGCTCAACGGCGATTCCGACATCGTGGTCGCCGGCGGCCAGGAGTCCATGAGCATGGCTCCCCACGCCCAGCATCTGCGCGCCGGCGTCAAGATGGGCGGGCTCGAATTCATCGACACCATGATCAAGGACGGGCTGTGGGACGCCTTCAACGGCTACCACATGGGTAACACCGCCGAGAACGTCGCCAAGCAATACCAGATCACCCGCGCCCAGCAGGACGAATTTGCGGTCGGCTCGCAGAACAAGGCCGAGGCGGCGCAGAAGGCCGGCAGGTTCAAGGACGAGATCGTTCCGGTGACGATCAAGACCCGCAAGGGCGACGTCGTGGTCGATGCGGATGAATATCCGCGCCACGGCGCGACGCTGGATGCCATGGCCAAGCTGAGGGCCGCTTTCGAGAAGGACGGCACCGTCACCGCCGGCAATGCCTCCGGCATCAACGACGGCGCCGCCGCCGTGGTGCTGATGACCGCCAAGCAGGCCGCCAAGGAAGGCAAGAAGCCGCTCGCCCGCATCGTCTCCTGGGGGCAGGCCGGCGTCGATCCCAAGATCATGGGCACCGGGCCGATCCCGGCCTCCCGCACCGCGCTGAAGCGGGCCGGCTGGAGCGTCGCCGATCTCGACCTGATCGAGGCCAACGAGGCGTTTGCTGCGCAGGCCTGCGCGGTGAACAAGGATCTCGGCTGGGATCCTGCCAAGGTCAACGTCAATGGCGGCGCGATCGCGATCGGCCACCCGATCGGCGCCTCCGGCGCCCGCGTCCTGGTGACGCTGCTGCACGAGATGCAGAAGCGCGACGCCAAGAAGGGCCTCGCCACGCTGTGCATCGGCGGCGGCATGGGCATCGCGATGTGCATTGCCCGCGACTGA
- the phaR gene encoding polyhydroxyalkanoate synthesis repressor PhaR: MAKSDQPTTIKKYANRRLYNTGTSTYVTLEDLAAMVKDGEDFLVYDAKTGDDITRSVLAQIIFEQENKAGQNLLPTTFLRQLIRFYGDSMQMVVPKFLEQSLETLTREQEKFRKQLANTFSGTPFAPLEEQVRRNMELFQQTFSMFKPFAPRSSEPEKVPEPEHDNNNIEDLRRQMKEMQERLERMSQEPKKEE, encoded by the coding sequence ATGGCGAAGTCAGACCAACCCACCACGATCAAAAAATACGCCAACCGGCGGCTCTATAATACCGGCACCAGCACCTATGTGACGCTCGAGGATCTCGCAGCGATGGTGAAGGATGGCGAGGATTTCCTCGTCTATGACGCCAAGACCGGCGACGACATCACCCGCTCGGTGCTCGCACAGATCATCTTCGAGCAGGAGAACAAGGCGGGCCAGAACCTTTTGCCCACCACCTTCCTGCGCCAGCTCATCCGCTTCTACGGCGACAGCATGCAGATGGTGGTGCCGAAATTTCTCGAGCAGTCGCTGGAGACGCTGACGCGGGAGCAGGAGAAGTTCCGCAAGCAGCTCGCTAACACGTTCTCGGGCACGCCCTTTGCTCCGCTGGAAGAGCAAGTTCGCCGCAACATGGAGCTGTTCCAGCAGACCTTCTCGATGTTCAAGCCGTTCGCCCCGCGATCGAGCGAGCCGGAGAAGGTGCCGGAGCCGGAGCACGACAACAACAATATCGAAGACCTGCGCCGCCAGATGAAAGAGATGCAGGAGCGTCTCGAGCGAATGTCGCAGGAGCCGAAGAAAGAGGAGTGA
- a CDS encoding acetamidase/formamidase family protein — translation MVATTYRVSIDAIPLQNQREAWREALRGFMLDCCLPATGPFAFGELTAKRSTTGAQLALLRSSEQEIVCNGAASRVAIIFHALGRGSIIAGQRSCEFADSDVSVCDLQAPWRMALREDFEIVLLELPRERLLGRLGYNRLRLPVVLGSTVAAAAARQVMRTLAGNFGILEKADLATAEVAVTELAAGALLGESQVDAEALTQVQAGHLRRIDAAIEAQLGNPGLTLADVARQEGLSPRYLQRLFERHHTTFSAYLRERRLARCCSDLIDPKYADQSIAAISYRWGFADQAHFSRMFSATYGTSPREFRKTVPRDPATERTRGRPLFGRGPATLLRLAPAPTREAAPRQTGESAVVSRAAVAPAAPVSSHHLKVSRETTHWGYLSRSIPPVMRVQSGALVTIETLTQHAFDDHERMIKGDAGAESVFHWTAEGKSVERRGAGPMDGSIFGRGAGEGFGVHICTGPVHVEGAEPGDVLEVEIVDIRPRPCANPAFSGKSFGSNAAAWWGFQYNDLIDPPVQRETITIFETDRDAEWARAVYSYRWTPQTDPFGVRHETMDYPGVPVDHATIEKRGSVLADVRIPARLHFGFMAVAPRESELVDSIPPGYFGGNVDNWRAGKGTTLYLPVAVPGALFSVGDPHFAQGDGEINGTALEFSLTGQFRFVLHKKGRSTKPYLDGLAHPLLETPREWILHGFSYGNYLRELGRHAQSEIYRRSSVDLALRNAFRATRKFLMQHHRLNEDEAVALISLGVDFGITQVADGNWGVHAILRKAMFGSQIGA, via the coding sequence ATGGTCGCCACCACCTATCGGGTTTCGATCGATGCGATCCCGCTGCAGAACCAGCGGGAAGCGTGGCGCGAGGCGCTCAGGGGCTTCATGCTCGACTGCTGCCTGCCCGCGACCGGCCCGTTCGCCTTCGGCGAATTGACCGCGAAGCGGTCGACCACGGGGGCGCAGCTTGCGCTGCTGCGCTCGAGCGAGCAGGAGATCGTCTGCAACGGCGCGGCGTCGCGCGTCGCGATCATCTTCCATGCGCTCGGCCGCGGCAGCATCATCGCGGGCCAGCGCAGTTGCGAATTCGCCGACAGCGACGTCTCGGTCTGCGATCTGCAGGCGCCTTGGCGCATGGCGCTGCGCGAGGATTTCGAGATCGTGCTGCTTGAGCTGCCGCGCGAGCGGCTGCTCGGCCGGCTCGGCTACAACCGGCTTCGCCTGCCTGTCGTGCTCGGGTCGACGGTTGCGGCCGCCGCCGCGCGGCAGGTGATGCGCACGCTGGCCGGCAATTTCGGCATCCTGGAGAAAGCCGACCTTGCCACCGCCGAGGTCGCGGTCACCGAGCTCGCGGCCGGCGCGCTGCTCGGCGAGTCCCAGGTCGATGCCGAGGCGCTGACCCAGGTGCAGGCCGGCCATCTGCGTCGCATCGATGCCGCGATCGAGGCGCAGCTCGGCAATCCCGGGCTGACGCTTGCGGATGTCGCGCGTCAGGAAGGCCTGTCGCCGCGCTATCTGCAGCGGCTGTTCGAGCGCCACCACACCACCTTTTCCGCCTACCTGCGCGAGCGGCGGCTGGCGCGCTGCTGCAGCGACCTGATCGATCCGAAATATGCCGACCAGAGCATCGCTGCGATCAGCTATCGCTGGGGCTTTGCCGACCAGGCGCATTTTTCCCGCATGTTCAGCGCGACCTACGGCACCTCGCCGCGCGAATTCCGCAAGACGGTACCGCGCGATCCCGCGACCGAGCGCACCCGCGGTCGCCCGCTGTTCGGGCGCGGGCCCGCGACGCTGTTGCGGCTCGCGCCGGCGCCAACGCGCGAGGCGGCGCCGCGCCAGACGGGCGAAAGCGCGGTGGTTTCACGCGCGGCGGTCGCCCCCGCCGCGCCGGTCTCGTCGCATCACCTCAAGGTATCCCGCGAGACCACCCATTGGGGTTATCTCAGCCGCTCCATCCCGCCGGTCATGCGGGTGCAGTCCGGCGCGCTGGTCACGATCGAGACGCTGACCCAGCACGCCTTCGACGACCATGAGCGCATGATCAAGGGCGATGCCGGCGCCGAAAGCGTGTTCCACTGGACCGCCGAGGGCAAATCGGTCGAGCGCCGTGGCGCCGGCCCGATGGATGGCTCGATCTTCGGCCGCGGCGCCGGCGAAGGGTTCGGCGTGCACATCTGCACCGGCCCCGTCCATGTCGAAGGGGCCGAGCCTGGCGACGTGCTCGAGGTCGAGATCGTCGACATCCGGCCGCGGCCCTGTGCCAATCCGGCGTTCTCCGGCAAATCCTTCGGCAGCAACGCCGCGGCGTGGTGGGGTTTCCAGTACAACGACCTGATCGATCCGCCGGTCCAGCGCGAGACCATCACCATCTTCGAGACCGATCGCGACGCCGAGTGGGCGCGCGCGGTCTATTCCTATCGCTGGACGCCGCAGACCGATCCGTTCGGCGTCCGCCATGAGACGATGGACTATCCTGGCGTGCCGGTCGACCACGCGACCATCGAGAAGCGGGGATCCGTGCTCGCCGACGTGCGCATTCCGGCGCGGCTGCATTTCGGTTTCATGGCGGTGGCGCCGCGGGAATCCGAACTGGTGGATTCGATTCCGCCCGGCTATTTCGGCGGCAATGTCGATAATTGGCGCGCCGGCAAGGGCACCACGCTGTATTTGCCGGTCGCCGTTCCCGGCGCGCTGTTCTCGGTTGGCGATCCGCACTTCGCGCAGGGCGACGGCGAGATCAACGGCACCGCGCTGGAATTCTCGCTCACCGGCCAGTTCCGCTTTGTGCTGCACAAGAAGGGGCGGAGCACAAAACCCTATCTCGACGGGCTCGCGCATCCGTTGCTGGAGACGCCGCGGGAATGGATCCTGCACGGCTTCAGCTACGGCAATTATCTGCGCGAGCTTGGCCGGCATGCACAGTCGGAGATCTACCGGCGGTCATCGGTCGATCTGGCGCTGCGCAACGCATTTCGCGCGACGCGAAAATTCCTGATGCAGCACCATCGGCTGAACGAGGACGAGGCCGTGGCGTTGATCTCGCTCGGCGTCGATTTCGGAATCACCCAGGTCGCCGACGGCAATTGGGGCGTGCACGCGATCCTCCGCAAGGCGATGTTCGGATCGCAGATCGGCGCGTGA
- a CDS encoding acetamidase/formamidase family protein, translated as MCAGDDRNCPDFELHHRQFKETLDRERRSFLRSSFAAAGGAAAMTAGGISLVTPKMAAAAEKHQPATRAYHHLPANADTVHWGYFSKKLKPQVEIDSGDFITIEALTHHANDDAERMVKGDPGVESVFLWTKEKKGVNRRGAGPMDASLFGRGAGEGLGVHICTGPVYVRGAEEGDVIELRIIDVMPRPSANPQHQGKAFGSNAAAWWGFHYKDLLTEPKPREVVTIYEVDATGERNWAKAVYNFTWTPQTDPSGVVHKTIDYPGVPVDHSTVKENHGILKNVRIPIRPHFGVIGLAPKEADIVDSIPPSYTGGNIDNWRIGKGATMYYPVAVEGGLLSVGDSHASQGDSELCGTAIECSLNGTFQVILHKKADLAGTALEALDYPMLETRDEWVVHGFSFANYLSELGPKAQSDIYNKSSVDLALRDAFRKMRRFLMTTKKLTEDEAISLITVGVDFGITQVVDGNWGVHAVIRKDLFAGGVS; from the coding sequence ATGTGCGCGGGCGACGACAGGAACTGTCCGGATTTCGAACTCCACCATCGTCAATTCAAGGAAACGCTCGATCGCGAACGTCGCTCATTCCTGCGGTCGAGTTTTGCGGCGGCAGGCGGCGCTGCGGCGATGACCGCCGGCGGCATTTCGCTGGTGACGCCGAAAATGGCGGCGGCCGCCGAGAAGCACCAGCCGGCCACGCGCGCCTACCACCACCTGCCCGCCAATGCCGACACCGTGCATTGGGGCTATTTCAGCAAGAAGCTGAAGCCGCAGGTCGAGATCGATTCCGGCGACTTCATCACCATCGAGGCGCTGACCCATCACGCCAATGACGATGCCGAGCGCATGGTCAAGGGCGATCCCGGCGTCGAAAGCGTGTTCCTCTGGACCAAGGAGAAGAAGGGCGTCAACCGCCGCGGCGCAGGTCCCATGGACGCCTCGCTGTTCGGACGCGGCGCCGGCGAAGGCCTCGGCGTGCACATCTGCACCGGCCCGGTCTATGTGCGCGGTGCCGAGGAGGGCGACGTGATCGAGCTGCGCATCATCGACGTCATGCCGCGGCCGAGCGCCAATCCGCAACACCAGGGCAAGGCGTTCGGCAGCAACGCCGCCGCCTGGTGGGGCTTCCACTACAAGGATCTGCTCACCGAACCGAAGCCGCGCGAGGTCGTCACCATCTACGAGGTGGACGCGACCGGCGAGCGCAACTGGGCCAAGGCGGTCTACAACTTCACCTGGACGCCGCAGACCGATCCCTCGGGCGTGGTGCACAAGACCATCGACTATCCCGGCGTGCCGGTCGACCATTCCACCGTCAAGGAGAACCACGGCATCCTGAAGAACGTGCGGATTCCCATTCGCCCGCATTTCGGCGTGATCGGGCTCGCACCCAAGGAAGCCGACATCGTCGACTCGATCCCGCCGAGCTACACCGGCGGCAACATCGACAACTGGCGGATCGGCAAGGGCGCGACGATGTACTATCCCGTGGCGGTGGAAGGCGGGCTGCTGTCGGTCGGCGATTCCCACGCCTCGCAGGGCGATTCCGAGCTGTGCGGCACCGCGATCGAATGCTCGCTCAACGGCACCTTCCAGGTCATCCTGCACAAGAAGGCTGATCTTGCCGGCACCGCGCTGGAAGCGCTCGACTACCCGATGCTGGAGACGCGCGACGAGTGGGTGGTGCACGGCTTCTCGTTCGCCAACTACTTAAGCGAGCTCGGCCCGAAGGCGCAGTCGGACATCTACAACAAGTCCTCGGTCGACCTCGCGCTGCGCGACGCGTTCCGCAAGATGCGCCGCTTCCTGATGACGACCAAGAAGCTGACCGAGGACGAGGCGATCTCGCTGATCACCGTCGGCGTCGATTTCGGCATCACCCAGGTGGTCGACGGCAATTGGGGCGTCCATGCCGTCATCCGCAAGGACCTGTTTGCCGGCGGCGTGAGCTGA
- a CDS encoding bifunctional diguanylate cyclase/phosphodiesterase, translating into MTTTPPPLSTILASLGQAAFVWDIATDAIEWVAAGAVLGDIPAASLASGAEFAKLIEPQRAIRHDALMQSPPIHGGDGTPYRIEYGVRATTSAPLVWIEETGRWFAGPDGRPARAQGIVRIDNERHARDEALKKLAESDPLTGELNRTHLVAALAQAIEEGTRFRATSAFMLIGIDHLSRINDAFGFDVADAVIAEVARRIRARLRGGDVLGRFSGNKFGLILKNCTVEDANVAAERFLAAIRDEVVPTKSGPVSVTASIGAVNVPRHARSTDEAINRAHETLDGAKRRRAGSFSLWRPNVARDAQRRVNIRVTDEIVTALNERRIVMAYEPVVDARSRQAGFYECLVRMEQEDGQVLLAPDIVPVAERLGLIRLVDHRVLELVIGELAQASNVQLSLNISPGTTMDPDWWASIESLMRAHPGVGERLIVEITETVAIQDLDDVRGFVTRLKNFGSRIAIDDFGAGYTSFRNLRKLGVDIVKIDGDFVQNIAESADDRAFVQTLIDLARRLQIKTVAEWVQDEQSADLLRDWGCDYIQGRLTGLASPQRPWDAAGGAALPAAG; encoded by the coding sequence GTGACAACCACCCCGCCGCCGCTGTCGACCATCCTGGCCTCGCTCGGCCAGGCGGCCTTTGTCTGGGACATCGCGACCGACGCGATCGAATGGGTGGCCGCGGGTGCGGTGCTCGGCGATATCCCGGCCGCCTCGCTCGCAAGCGGAGCTGAGTTCGCCAAGCTGATCGAGCCGCAGCGCGCGATCCGGCACGACGCGCTGATGCAGTCGCCGCCGATCCACGGCGGCGACGGCACGCCCTACCGCATCGAATATGGCGTGCGGGCGACCACCTCCGCGCCGCTGGTCTGGATCGAGGAGACCGGCCGCTGGTTCGCCGGCCCCGATGGCCGACCGGCCCGCGCGCAGGGCATCGTGCGCATCGACAATGAGCGCCACGCCCGCGACGAGGCGCTGAAGAAGCTCGCCGAGAGCGACCCGCTGACCGGGGAGCTGAACCGCACCCATCTGGTCGCAGCACTCGCGCAGGCGATCGAGGAAGGCACGCGCTTTCGCGCCACTTCGGCCTTCATGCTGATCGGAATCGATCACCTCTCCCGCATCAACGACGCGTTCGGCTTCGACGTCGCCGATGCCGTGATCGCGGAAGTCGCCCGCCGCATCCGCGCGCGGCTGCGCGGCGGCGACGTGCTCGGCCGCTTCTCCGGCAACAAGTTCGGCCTGATCCTGAAGAACTGCACGGTCGAGGACGCCAATGTGGCGGCGGAACGCTTCCTGGCCGCCATCCGCGACGAGGTGGTGCCGACCAAGTCCGGCCCGGTCTCGGTCACGGCCTCGATCGGCGCGGTCAACGTGCCGCGCCATGCGCGCTCGACCGACGAGGCGATCAACCGCGCCCACGAAACGCTCGATGGCGCCAAGCGGCGCCGCGCCGGCTCGTTCTCGCTGTGGCGGCCGAACGTCGCGCGCGACGCGCAGCGCCGCGTCAACATCCGAGTCACCGACGAGATCGTCACCGCGCTCAACGAACGGCGGATCGTGATGGCCTATGAGCCGGTGGTCGACGCGCGCTCGCGGCAGGCCGGATTCTACGAATGCCTGGTGCGCATGGAGCAGGAAGACGGGCAGGTGCTGCTGGCGCCCGACATCGTTCCCGTCGCCGAGCGGCTCGGCCTGATCCGCCTGGTCGACCACCGCGTGCTCGAGCTCGTGATCGGCGAGCTCGCGCAGGCGAGCAACGTCCAGCTCAGCCTCAACATCTCGCCGGGAACCACGATGGATCCGGACTGGTGGGCCTCGATCGAATCGCTGATGCGCGCCCATCCCGGGGTCGGCGAGCGGCTGATCGTCGAGATCACCGAGACGGTCGCCATCCAGGATCTCGACGACGTGCGCGGCTTCGTCACCCGGCTGAAGAATTTCGGCAGCCGCATCGCGATCGACGATTTCGGCGCCGGCTACACCTCGTTCCGCAACCTGCGCAAGCTCGGTGTCGATATCGTCAAGATCGACGGCGATTTCGTCCAGAACATCGCCGAGTCCGCCGACGACCGCGCTTTCGTGCAGACGCTGATCGACCTGGCGCGGCGGCTGCAGATCAAGACGGTCGCCGAATGGGTGCAGGACGAGCAATCCGCTGATTTGCTGCGCGACTGGGGCTGCGACTATATCCAGGGCCGGCTGACCGGGCTCGCCTCGCCGCAGCGTCCGTGGGACGCCGCCGGCGGCGCGGCGCTTCCGGCCGCCGGCTAA
- the rpmF gene encoding 50S ribosomal protein L32 yields the protein MAVPRRKTSPSRRGMRRSADALKKPTYIEDKDSGELRRPHHLDLKTGMYKGRQVLKKKES from the coding sequence ATGGCCGTTCCCAGACGAAAAACTTCGCCGTCGCGCCGCGGCATGCGCCGTTCGGCGGATGCGCTGAAGAAGCCGACCTATATCGAGGACAAGGATTCCGGCGAGCTGCGCCGTCCGCACCACCTCGATCTCAAGACCGGCATGTACAAGGGCCGTCAGGTCCTGAAGAAGAAAGAATCCTGA
- the mtgA gene encoding monofunctional biosynthetic peptidoglycan transglycosylase, giving the protein MRLIRPLLLILLLLLLVPYLLAPLYRAGHPVSTLMLWRWAHGQPVARQWVDFNAISPALPRAVVAAEDARFCKHHGIDWGAVREAIDDAQEGEGLRGASTITQQVAKNLFLWPLPGAVRKVLEFPLAMWIDFTLPKQRILEIYLNVAELGPSGQFGAEAGSTYAFGHSAASLWPREAALLAAILPNPHVRSARNPGPGVRRLAGTYLARSQAAGLQRCWSEN; this is encoded by the coding sequence TTGCGCCTCATCCGACCTTTGCTGCTGATTTTGCTGCTCCTGCTGCTCGTGCCCTATCTGCTGGCGCCGCTCTACCGTGCCGGCCATCCGGTCTCGACCCTGATGCTGTGGCGCTGGGCGCACGGCCAGCCGGTGGCGCGGCAATGGGTCGATTTCAACGCGATTTCGCCGGCGCTGCCGCGGGCCGTGGTCGCGGCCGAAGACGCGCGTTTCTGCAAGCATCACGGCATCGACTGGGGCGCGGTGCGCGAGGCGATCGACGACGCGCAGGAAGGCGAGGGGCTGCGCGGCGCCTCCACCATCACCCAGCAGGTGGCGAAAAACCTGTTCCTGTGGCCGCTGCCGGGAGCGGTGCGCAAGGTCCTGGAATTCCCGCTGGCGATGTGGATTGATTTCACCCTGCCCAAGCAGCGGATCCTGGAGATCTACCTGAACGTCGCCGAGCTCGGCCCCTCCGGCCAGTTCGGCGCCGAGGCCGGCAGCACCTATGCCTTCGGCCATTCGGCGGCTTCGCTGTGGCCGCGCGAGGCGGCGCTGCTCGCCGCGATCCTGCCCAACCCCCATGTCCGCAGCGCCCGCAATCCCGGGCCCGGCGTGCGCCGGCTGGCCGGAACCTATCTGGCGCGGTCCCAGGCGGCCGGCTTGCAGCGCTGCTGGAGCGAAAATTGA
- a CDS encoding polyprenyl synthetase family protein, with amino-acid sequence MTGTAATDFATRLDKTAEDTEALLGDLLSDAVEPDEIVRPKRLIEAMRYSSLGGGKRLRPFLVVESAAVFGVPRPAALLAGAALECIHCYSLIHDDLPAMDNSDLRRGRPTLHKAYDDATAILAGDALLTIAFDIITRDEIHREASVRLALTRALARAAGVGGMAGGQMLDLAGEGRFGDREPVDVARLQQMKTGALLRFGCIAGALLGQASAKEYQALDDYGKALGEAFQIADDLLDVEGDAAALGKQTGQDAALGKTTFVTQLGVDGAKKRVRDLLARADSALSIFGAKGDVLRAAAHFVAERKN; translated from the coding sequence ATGACTGGCACTGCCGCAACCGATTTCGCGACGCGACTGGACAAGACTGCGGAGGATACCGAGGCCTTGCTCGGCGACCTGCTCTCCGACGCGGTCGAGCCGGACGAGATCGTGCGCCCGAAGCGGCTGATCGAGGCCATGCGCTATTCGAGCCTCGGCGGGGGCAAAAGGCTGCGGCCGTTCCTGGTGGTGGAAAGCGCGGCGGTGTTCGGCGTGCCACGGCCAGCCGCGCTGCTCGCGGGCGCCGCACTCGAATGCATCCACTGCTATTCGCTGATCCATGACGACCTGCCGGCAATGGACAACAGCGACCTGCGCCGCGGCCGCCCGACCCTGCACAAGGCCTATGACGATGCGACCGCGATCCTGGCCGGCGACGCGCTGCTCACCATCGCCTTCGACATCATCACCCGTGACGAGATCCATCGCGAGGCGAGCGTCCGCCTGGCGCTGACCCGCGCGCTCGCGCGTGCCGCCGGCGTCGGCGGCATGGCCGGCGGCCAGATGCTGGATCTCGCCGGCGAGGGCCGTTTCGGCGACCGCGAGCCGGTCGACGTGGCGCGGCTGCAGCAGATGAAGACCGGCGCGCTGCTCCGCTTCGGCTGCATCGCGGGCGCGCTGCTCGGCCAGGCCTCGGCGAAGGAATACCAGGCGCTCGACGACTACGGCAAAGCGCTCGGCGAGGCCTTCCAGATCGCCGACGACCTGCTCGACGTCGAGGGCGATGCCGCCGCGCTCGGCAAGCAGACCGGTCAGGATGCTGCGCTCGGCAAGACCACTTTCGTCACCCAGCTCGGGGTCGACGGCGCCAAGAAGCGGGTGCGCGACCTGCTGGCGCGCGCCGATTCCGCGCTGTCGATCTTCGGCGCCAAGGGCGACGTGCTGCGGGCGGCCGCGCATTTCGTCGCTGAACGCAAGAACTAG
- a CDS encoding DUF1345 domain-containing protein, with protein sequence MSGEFEERLLRFRKLPRPVRIIYARPRTFIALAVGIIAFVALPGTLREVTRLLLAWDVFVALYLLLVYTMMLQSSSTRIRRDARLQDDGRFLILLMTALGAFASIAAIVLELGAAHRAAHGLALAMVTIALSWAAVHTAFALHYAHDYYRGATPGGLQFPSGQQEDHADYWDFVYFSFVIGMTAQVSDVGITDKIIRRTATVHGIIAFVFNTALLALTVNIAATAISG encoded by the coding sequence ATGAGCGGGGAATTCGAGGAGCGCCTGCTCCGATTCCGGAAACTGCCAAGGCCTGTTCGCATCATCTATGCGCGGCCGCGCACCTTCATCGCGCTTGCGGTCGGCATCATCGCTTTCGTCGCCCTGCCGGGCACGCTGCGCGAGGTGACGCGGCTTCTGCTCGCCTGGGACGTCTTCGTCGCGCTCTATCTGCTGCTCGTCTACACCATGATGCTGCAGAGCAGTTCCACACGTATCAGGCGCGACGCGCGGCTGCAGGACGATGGGCGCTTCCTGATCCTGCTGATGACCGCGCTCGGCGCGTTCGCCAGCATCGCCGCGATCGTGCTCGAGCTTGGCGCGGCGCACCGCGCCGCCCACGGGCTGGCGCTCGCGATGGTGACGATCGCCTTGTCCTGGGCGGCGGTGCATACCGCGTTCGCCCTGCACTATGCCCATGACTATTATCGCGGCGCGACGCCCGGCGGCCTGCAATTCCCGAGCGGCCAGCAGGAAGACCATGCCGACTACTGGGACTTCGTCTATTTCTCCTTCGTGATCGGCATGACCGCGCAGGTGTCGGACGTCGGCATCACCGACAAAATCATCCGCCGCACCGCGACCGTGCACGGCATCATCGCCTTCGTATTCAACACCGCGCTGCTCGCGCTGACGGTCAACATCGCGGCGACCGCGATCTCGGGCTGA